From a region of the Kwoniella mangroviensis CBS 8507 chromosome 1 map unlocalized Ctg01, whole genome shotgun sequence genome:
- a CDS encoding peptidyl-prolyl cis-trans isomerase D: MPNTITYFDITIGGSPAGRLTFELFDDVVPKTADNFKHLCLGDKTNSSGRKLAYEGSIFHRCIKSFMLQGGDFTNGNGTGGESIYGEKFEDEGFTLKHDKPMLLSMANAGPNTNGSQFFITTVPTPHLDGKHVVFGRVRSNKGLVRRIEALPTTSDKPDEEVKIASAGVLTPEDIAKEDEERKKAQEASGGEDIWEDYPQDEEGIDAEKADEALSVALKLKDVGTKEFKAGQFATALDKYQKALRYLDVHPVLPDDAPKEQVEAFRAARIPLLTNAALAALKCTPPAATLAMILTTRALAIDGLTPAEKGKALYRRALAEIQKKEDEEAEKDLKAALECVPGDAGVLKALKDVEQKRKERREKERKAFSKMFG; the protein is encoded by the exons ATGCCCAACACCATCACTTACTTTGACATCACCATCGGAGGTTCGCCGGCTGGCCGACTGACCTTTGAGCtctttgatgatgtggtACCTAAG ACCGCAGACAACTTCAAACACCTCTGTCTAGGAGACAAGACCAACTCTTCCGGTCGAAAGCTCGCATACGAAGGATCGATCTTTCACAGATGCATAAAGAGTTTCATGCTTCAGGGAGGTGACTTTAcgaatgggaatggtacAGGTGGTGAATCAATCTACGGAGAAAAG tttgaagatgagggattCACGTTGAAACACGATAAACCAATGTTACTGTCCATGGCTAATGCTGGACCTAACACCAATGGATCTCAATTCTTCATTACTAC CGTCCCAACACCCCACCTTGATGGCAAACACGTAGTGTTCGGTCGGGTGCGATCCAACAAAGGCTTGGTACGACGAATCGAAGCGTTGCCCACTACATCCGATAaaccagatgaagaagttaAAATCGCCTCTGCTGGTGTGTTGACTCCAGAGGATATCGctaaagaggatgaagaaaggaagaaggctCAGGAAGCtagtggtggtgaagatatcTGGGAG GACTAccctcaagatgaagaaggtatagatgctgagaaagcagatgaagCTTTGAGTGTGGCTCTCAAGCTGAAAGATGTCGGtacaaa AGAATTCAAAGCTGGACAATTCGCTACAGCTTTAGACAAATACCAAAAAGCCTTGAGATACCTTGACGTACATCCCGTCTTACCTGATGATGCCCCTAAAGAACAAGTAGAGGCATTCCGAGCAGC TCGAATTCCATTATTGACCAATGCCGCTCTTGCCGCTCTGAAATGTACACCCCCAGCAGCGACCTTGGCGATGATCCTCACCACCCGTGCATTAGCCATTGATGGATTGACGCCAgcagaaaaaggaaaagcaTTATACCGAAGGGCTTTAGCTGAGAttcaaaagaaggaagacgaagaggcTGAGAAGGACCTCAAGGCTGCTTTGGAGTGTGTACCGGGCGATGCAGGTGtattgaaagctttgaaggatgttgagcagaaacgaaaggaaaggagggagaaggagagaaaggcTTTCTCTAAGATGTTTGGATag
- a CDS encoding nucleolar protein 58, with translation MLVLAETSVGFVVFKLSNDAKIDSKDLWKEFETPEGANKALKVQAIQRFTSTATAVEDLAAIQDGRLTDSLSKFLVDVAGGSGEADGEKKKKKKKLEEMLVVSDPKLAGTINKTLSIPVLSDSSTQDLYRGIRQQLASLLGGVDQKDLNTMSLGLGHSLSRFKLKFSTDKVDTMVIQAIALLDDLDKEINIYSMRVKEWYGWHFPEMAKIIVDNLAYARVVKAMGFRTNASSTSFELILPEDLEATIKAAAELSMGTEISDSDMAHINSLCDQVISITEYRTQLSEYLRNRMQAIAPNLTALVGELVGARLISHAGSLMNLAKHPASTVQILGAEKALFRALKTKHDTPKYGLIYHASLIGQAPQKLKGKMARMVATKAALSIRVDALSDAESRSEATSAEVGITNRVKLESRLRALEHQAGIQSVRKVTSGVNGRSQPKFELGNNGSGSYNANTDNLPLDSVNGMLPTQPQTAVKKAVEAVLEVKEEKRAEKSDDKESKKDKKKKRKSEAAVGDVTMDDADESMVAGETKEERKARKEAKKAAKAAKKAAEENGDSDKKSKKRRADESEVGDASVVVDGEKKKKKKKRDSEAA, from the exons ATGCTCGTCCTTGCCGAAACATCAGTCGGTTTTGTAGTCTTCAAGCTTAGCAATGACGCCAAGATTGACTCAAAAGATCTATGGAAGGAATTTGAGACGCCTGAGGGAGCCAACAAAGC CCTCAAAGTACAAGCCATTCAACGATTCACCTCTACCGCCACTGCCGTCGAAGATCTCGCTGCTATCCAAGATGGTCGATTGACCGATTCCCTATCCAAGTTCCTCGTAGATGTAGCTGGTGGATCTGGTGAGGCTGACggagagaaaaagaagaagaagaagaagttggaagagatgttgGTTGTATCCGATCCTAAACTTG CTGGAACAATCAATAAAACACTTTCTATCCCTGTACTCTCCGATTCATCCACCCAAGATCTCTATAGAGGTATCAGACAACAACTCGCCTCTTTACTTGGTGGAGTCGACCAAAAAGATCTCAACACAATGTCTTTGGGTTTAGGTCACTCTTTATCCCGTTTCAAGCTCAAATTCTCAACTGATAAAGTAGATACTATGGTCATCCAAGCTATTGCTTTGTTAGATGATTTGGACAAGGAAATCAACATATACTCTATGAGAGTCAAG GAATGGTATGGATGGCATTTCCCCGAAATGGCTAAAATCATCGTTGATAATCTCGCCTACGCTCGAGTCGTTAAAGCTATGG GTTTCCGAACCAAcgcatcatccacctcattcGAACTCATTCTCCCAGAAGACCTCGAAGCCACTATAAAAGCTGCCGCAGAACTGTCCATGGGTACTGAAATCTCCGACTCTGATATGGCTCATATCAACTCGTTGTGTGATCAAGTCATCTCCATCACCGAATACCGAACTCAGTTATCTGAATACCTCAGGAATCGAATGCAGGCGATCGCACCTAACCTTACCGCCTTGGTCGGTGAATTGGTAGGAGCAAGGTTGATATCTCATGCAGGTTCGCTCATGAACTTGGCCAAACACCCTGCATCAACTGTTCAAATTCTTGGTGCTGAGAAAGCTCTGTTTAGAGCTTTGAAGACGAAACATGATACTCCCAAATATGGTTTGATTTACCAT GCATCGTTGATCGGTCAAGCCCCTCAAAAACTGAAAGGAAAAATGGCCAGAATGGTAGCTACCAAAGCAGCTCTATCTATCCGTGTGGATGCTTTGTCAGATGCGGAATCTCGTTCGGAAGCTACTTCAGCAGAAGTTGGAATAACGAATCGAGTCAAACTTGAATCTCGTCTAAGAGCATTAGAACATCAAGCTGGTATTCAATCTGTCCGAAAAGTAACTTCGGGAGTTAACGGTAGATCACAACCTAAGTTCGAACTTGGCAATAATGGATCTGGATCATACAATGCCAACACGGATAACTTACCTTTAGACAGTGTGAATGGAATGTTacctactcaacctcaaactGCCGTTAAGAAGGCTGTGGAAGCTGTGTTGgaagtgaaggaggagaagcGAGCGGAGAAGTCGGATGACAAAGAGAgcaagaaagataagaagaagaagaggaagtccGAGGCTGCTGTTGGGGATGTCacgatggatgatgcggATGAAAGTATGGTAGCTGGTGAGAccaaggaggaaagaaaggcaaggaaagaagctaagaaagct GCCAaagcagctaagaaagctgCAGAGGAGAACGGAGACTCAGacaagaaatccaagaagaggagagcGGACGAATCGGAAGTGGGAGATGCGAGTGTGgtagttgatggtgagaagaaaaagaagaagaagaagagagattcgGAAGCTGCTTAA